In one window of Festucalex cinctus isolate MCC-2025b chromosome 14, RoL_Fcin_1.0, whole genome shotgun sequence DNA:
- the LOC144000823 gene encoding TBC1 domain family member 12-like isoform X1 gives MAATRELADPVVVDVNDNEEGGGGVGQAVAVAALKCPVTRKEAGGMLDLALRDHCGLNGSTESRCEEEEEELREGERGTGGLPASCPVNRGARVSADSTGFVGPPCSGRAAGTWQRSEPQTDVMANGRADGCSATTLVNGGCHAATEDRDERGDRLVSAEPPEPVSSAAGPPSPELSAASELSSEDGSTSEEEEADDSAGPAWIVRPHTLRTEPNLRSTSLSCDATPLSPTDEGRFTFGEQGGDFRGVFEAGRRLSAPEPDLRAQADCDGTALAPKRFGIVHFFTRSLFPRRAKESAPPAHNAPGWRLFGKPREDAAKEGGGGAASSSTEQVSPQRPPVVGRRKNLDFEPLSTTALILEDRPPNLPAKSEEETQRHKLEYEEMVAGAKRRELKDAQKKKRQMKERHRHEDSISNAMVVWNTHILPHWDAVKSTRRVRDLWWQGLPPSVRGCVWSLAIGNELNITPELYDIFLCRAKEKWRSYSETSSVNNDSESDGGASLADRESSLDLIKLDISRTFPSLFIFQKGGPYHDVLHSVLGAYTCYRPDIGYVQGMSFIAAVLILNLEEADAFVTFANLLNKPCQMAFFRVDHDLMLKYFAAFEVFFEENLPRLFGHFRSNKLTPDLYLIDWIFTLYSKSLPLDVACRVWDVFCRDGEESLFRTGLGILRLFHDVLLQMDFIRMAQFLGRLPDDLPAHALFTAMAATHMISRNRRWTQVFSSLLKDKNKEMEKSASPALANQR, from the exons ATGGCGGCGACGAGGGAGCTCGCGGACCCGGTGGTCGTCGACGTGAACGACAACGAGGAGGGAGGCGGCGGAGTCGGACAAGCGGTTGCGGTGGCGGCTCTCAAATGTCCCGTGACGCGGAAGGAAGCCGGCGGGATGCTGGACCTGGCCCTCCGGGACCACTGCGGCCTGAACGGAAGCACCGAGTCGCGgtgtgaggaggaggaagaggagttgAGGGAAGGAGAAAGAGGAACCGGGGGCCTCCCCGCTtcctgtccagttaatagagggGCTCGAGTGTCGGCCGACTCGACGGGTTTCGTCGGGCCGCCATGCTCGGGACGAGCAGCTGGAACGTGGCAGCGCTCCGAACCGCAGACAGACGTCATGGCCAACGGCCGTGCTGACGGTTGTAGTGCGACGACGCTCGTCAACGGCGGCTGTCATGCCGCCACCGAGGACAGAGACGAGCGAGGGGACCGGCTCGTCTCCGCGGAACCGCCCGAGCCGGTCTCGAGCGCCGCCGGACCGCCCTCGCCGGAACTGTCAGCGGCCTCCGAACTGAGCAGCGAGGACGGCTCGACCTCcgaagaggaggaggcggacGACAGTGCCGGGCCCGCTTGGATCGTCAGGCCTCACACTTTGAGGACCGAACCGAACCTTCGCAGCACGTCGCTGAGCTGTGACGCCACCCCGCTGTCGCCCACCGACGAGGGCCGCTTCACCTTTGGGGAGCAAGGCGGCGACTTTCGGGGAGTTTTCGAAGCGGGCCGACGCCTGAGTGCACCCGAACCGGACCTCCGAGCACAGGCCGACTGTGACGGGACCGCTCTCGCCCCCAAGAGGTTCGGAATTGTTCACTTCTTCACCAG GAGCCTGTTCCCTCGGAGAGCCAAAGAGTCTGCGCCGCCGGCCCACAATGCACCAGGGTGGCGACTGTTCGGCAAGCCCAGAGAGGACGCCGccaaagaaggaggaggaggagccgcCTCCTCGTCCACGGAGCAG gtATCTCCTCAGCGCCCCCCAGTGGTGGGAAGGAGGAAGAATCTGGACTTCGAGCCTCTCTCCACCACAGCGCTCATCCTGGAGGACCGCCCGCC GAACCTTCCCGCCAAATCGGAGGAGGAGACGCAAAGGCACAAACTGGAGTACGAGGAGATGGTTGCTGGGGCCAAGAGGAGAG agTTGAAGGACGCACAGAAGAAGAAACGTCAGATGAAGGAGCGACATCGCCACGAGGACAGCATCTCCAACGCCATGGTGGTCTGGAACACGCACATCCTGCCGCACTGGGACGCCGT GAAGAGCACGCGTCGCGTGAGGGACTTGTGGTGGCAAGGCCTTCCGCCCAGCGTGAGAGGATGCGTGTGGAGTCTCGCCATCGGCAACGAGCTCAACATCACGCCGG AGCTGTACGACATCTTCCTGTGCCGCGCCAAAGAGAAGTGGCGGAGCTACAGCGAGACCAGCTCGGTCAACAACGACAGCGAGAGCG ACGGCGGCGCCTCGCTGGCCGACAGAGAGTCCAGTCTGGACCTCATCAAGCTGGACATCTCCAGAACCTTCCCGTCGCTCTTCATCTTCCAGAAG GGTGGTCCCTACCACGACGTCCTCCATAGCGTGTTGGGAGCGTACACGTGCTACCGACCCGACATCGGTTAT GTTCAAGGAATGTCCTTCATCGCCGCCGTCCTCATCCTCAACCTGGAGGAGGCCGACGCCTTCGTCACCTTTGCCAACCTGCTCAACAAGCCGTGCCAGATGGCCTTCTTCCGCGTGGACCACGACCTG ATGCTGAAGTACTTTGCCGCGTTTGAGGTGTTCTTTGAGGAGAACCTCCCGCGCCTCTTCGGCCACTTCCGGAGCAACAAGCTGACGCCCGACCTCTACCTGATCGACTG GATCTTCACGCTGTACAGCAAGTCGCTGCCGCTGGACGTGGCGTGCCGCGTGTGGGACGTGTTCTGCCGCGACGGCGAGGAGAGCCTGTTCCGGACGGGCCTGGGCATCCTGCGCCTCTTCCACGACGTCCTGCTGCAGATGGACTTCATCCGCATGGCGCAGTTCCTCGGGCGGCTGCCCGACGACCTGCCGGCGCACGCGCTCTTCACCGCCATGGCCGCCACGCACATGATCAGCAGGAATCGGCGCTGGACTCAG GTCTTCTCGTCGCTGCTCAAGGACAAAAACAAGGAGATGGAAAAGAGTGCAAGCCCCGCCCTCGCTAACCAACGCTAG
- the LOC144000823 gene encoding TBC1 domain family member 12-like isoform X2: MAATRELADPVVVDVNDNEEGGGGVGQAVAVAALKCPVTRKEAGGMLDLALRDHCGLNGSTESRCEEEEEELREGERGTGGLPASCPVNRGARVSADSTGFVGPPCSGRAAGTWQRSEPQTDVMANGRADGCSATTLVNGGCHAATEDRDERGDRLVSAEPPEPVSSAAGPPSPELSAASELSSEDGSTSEEEEADDSAGPAWIVRPHTLRTEPNLRSTSLSCDATPLSPTDEGRFTFGEQGGDFRGVFEAGRRLSAPEPDLRAQADCDGTALAPKRSLFPRRAKESAPPAHNAPGWRLFGKPREDAAKEGGGGAASSSTEQVSPQRPPVVGRRKNLDFEPLSTTALILEDRPPNLPAKSEEETQRHKLEYEEMVAGAKRRELKDAQKKKRQMKERHRHEDSISNAMVVWNTHILPHWDAVKSTRRVRDLWWQGLPPSVRGCVWSLAIGNELNITPELYDIFLCRAKEKWRSYSETSSVNNDSESDGGASLADRESSLDLIKLDISRTFPSLFIFQKGGPYHDVLHSVLGAYTCYRPDIGYVQGMSFIAAVLILNLEEADAFVTFANLLNKPCQMAFFRVDHDLMLKYFAAFEVFFEENLPRLFGHFRSNKLTPDLYLIDWIFTLYSKSLPLDVACRVWDVFCRDGEESLFRTGLGILRLFHDVLLQMDFIRMAQFLGRLPDDLPAHALFTAMAATHMISRNRRWTQVFSSLLKDKNKEMEKSASPALANQR; the protein is encoded by the exons ATGGCGGCGACGAGGGAGCTCGCGGACCCGGTGGTCGTCGACGTGAACGACAACGAGGAGGGAGGCGGCGGAGTCGGACAAGCGGTTGCGGTGGCGGCTCTCAAATGTCCCGTGACGCGGAAGGAAGCCGGCGGGATGCTGGACCTGGCCCTCCGGGACCACTGCGGCCTGAACGGAAGCACCGAGTCGCGgtgtgaggaggaggaagaggagttgAGGGAAGGAGAAAGAGGAACCGGGGGCCTCCCCGCTtcctgtccagttaatagagggGCTCGAGTGTCGGCCGACTCGACGGGTTTCGTCGGGCCGCCATGCTCGGGACGAGCAGCTGGAACGTGGCAGCGCTCCGAACCGCAGACAGACGTCATGGCCAACGGCCGTGCTGACGGTTGTAGTGCGACGACGCTCGTCAACGGCGGCTGTCATGCCGCCACCGAGGACAGAGACGAGCGAGGGGACCGGCTCGTCTCCGCGGAACCGCCCGAGCCGGTCTCGAGCGCCGCCGGACCGCCCTCGCCGGAACTGTCAGCGGCCTCCGAACTGAGCAGCGAGGACGGCTCGACCTCcgaagaggaggaggcggacGACAGTGCCGGGCCCGCTTGGATCGTCAGGCCTCACACTTTGAGGACCGAACCGAACCTTCGCAGCACGTCGCTGAGCTGTGACGCCACCCCGCTGTCGCCCACCGACGAGGGCCGCTTCACCTTTGGGGAGCAAGGCGGCGACTTTCGGGGAGTTTTCGAAGCGGGCCGACGCCTGAGTGCACCCGAACCGGACCTCCGAGCACAGGCCGACTGTGACGGGACCGCTCTCGCCCCCAAGAG GAGCCTGTTCCCTCGGAGAGCCAAAGAGTCTGCGCCGCCGGCCCACAATGCACCAGGGTGGCGACTGTTCGGCAAGCCCAGAGAGGACGCCGccaaagaaggaggaggaggagccgcCTCCTCGTCCACGGAGCAG gtATCTCCTCAGCGCCCCCCAGTGGTGGGAAGGAGGAAGAATCTGGACTTCGAGCCTCTCTCCACCACAGCGCTCATCCTGGAGGACCGCCCGCC GAACCTTCCCGCCAAATCGGAGGAGGAGACGCAAAGGCACAAACTGGAGTACGAGGAGATGGTTGCTGGGGCCAAGAGGAGAG agTTGAAGGACGCACAGAAGAAGAAACGTCAGATGAAGGAGCGACATCGCCACGAGGACAGCATCTCCAACGCCATGGTGGTCTGGAACACGCACATCCTGCCGCACTGGGACGCCGT GAAGAGCACGCGTCGCGTGAGGGACTTGTGGTGGCAAGGCCTTCCGCCCAGCGTGAGAGGATGCGTGTGGAGTCTCGCCATCGGCAACGAGCTCAACATCACGCCGG AGCTGTACGACATCTTCCTGTGCCGCGCCAAAGAGAAGTGGCGGAGCTACAGCGAGACCAGCTCGGTCAACAACGACAGCGAGAGCG ACGGCGGCGCCTCGCTGGCCGACAGAGAGTCCAGTCTGGACCTCATCAAGCTGGACATCTCCAGAACCTTCCCGTCGCTCTTCATCTTCCAGAAG GGTGGTCCCTACCACGACGTCCTCCATAGCGTGTTGGGAGCGTACACGTGCTACCGACCCGACATCGGTTAT GTTCAAGGAATGTCCTTCATCGCCGCCGTCCTCATCCTCAACCTGGAGGAGGCCGACGCCTTCGTCACCTTTGCCAACCTGCTCAACAAGCCGTGCCAGATGGCCTTCTTCCGCGTGGACCACGACCTG ATGCTGAAGTACTTTGCCGCGTTTGAGGTGTTCTTTGAGGAGAACCTCCCGCGCCTCTTCGGCCACTTCCGGAGCAACAAGCTGACGCCCGACCTCTACCTGATCGACTG GATCTTCACGCTGTACAGCAAGTCGCTGCCGCTGGACGTGGCGTGCCGCGTGTGGGACGTGTTCTGCCGCGACGGCGAGGAGAGCCTGTTCCGGACGGGCCTGGGCATCCTGCGCCTCTTCCACGACGTCCTGCTGCAGATGGACTTCATCCGCATGGCGCAGTTCCTCGGGCGGCTGCCCGACGACCTGCCGGCGCACGCGCTCTTCACCGCCATGGCCGCCACGCACATGATCAGCAGGAATCGGCGCTGGACTCAG GTCTTCTCGTCGCTGCTCAAGGACAAAAACAAGGAGATGGAAAAGAGTGCAAGCCCCGCCCTCGCTAACCAACGCTAG
- the slc22a15 gene encoding solute carrier family 22 member 15 isoform X1: MDVEEAFQVVGEFGAYQKRAVAVLALTQVYMACQSMLVVLVGAAPVFHMETHDGQSSLIFFGDVDSIVTEWLLVKQQAYKVSLAGSLFFLGLLLGSFVFGPLSDTVGRRPVYLAALFLEVLLGYVTAASPSYETFAASRLLVGLMNGAIGLVCFILTQEYVGKSYWAMTGTLTSMTFAVGIALFAALGFVIRPWRTLAAAANTWGVLCFLLSVTLPESPRWLYCRRRTRQAQEVMRYMALMNGRPAHELTLRPAGDGGDGGGGAGVLQLATHPLLRFRTLLLMYIWLVCSLVYYGLTLGAGDMSGNRYLNVAMYGLIELPAYPLCVYFMNRPWAGRRRSLSAFLCLAAWACLCAVLIPEHTETRLGVTTLALLGKLTVSAAFNIVYVYTSELYPTVLRNAGLGVCAMSCRVGGILAPFVPSMRALAAAVPFSVFCLSGLSAGALVLLLPETLNAPPAHTLEQLLPGRSRVLENKPLLYEDDK, from the exons ATGGATGTGGAAGAAGCGTTTCAGGTGGTTGGGGAGTTCGGCGCCTACCAGAAACGAGCCGTGGCCGTCCTGGCTCTGACCCAG GTGTATATGGCGTGTCAGTCCATGTTGGTGGTTTTGGTGGGAGCGGCTCCAGTGTTCCACATGGAGACGCACGACGGCCAGTCGTCGCTTATCTTTTTCGGGGACGTGGACTCCATCGTGACGGAG TGGCTCCTGGTCAAGCAGCAGGCCTACAAGGTCAGCTTAGCCGGATCGCTTTTCTTCCTCGGCCTCCTGCTGGGGAGCTTCGTCTTCGGGCCGCTCTCCGACACCGTTGGCAGGAGACCCGTTTACCTGGCGG CTCTGTTCCTGGAGGTGCTCCTGGGTTACGTGACAGCGGCGTCTCCGAGCTATGAGACGTTTGCCGCGTCGCGGCTGCTGGTGGGCCTGATGAACGGCGCCATCGGCCTGGTCTGCTTCATCCTCACGCAGGAGTACGTGGGCAAGTCTTACTGGGCCATGACGG GGACGTTGACCAGCATGACCTTCGCAGTGGGCATCGCCCTCTTTGCAGCTTTGGGTTTCGTCATCCGGCCGTGGAGGACCCTGGCAGCGGCGGCCAACACTTGGGGGGTCCTCTGCTTCCTGCTGTCCGT CACGCTTCCCGAGTCTCCTCGCTGGCTCTACTGCCGCCGTCGCACCCGCCAGGCGCAGGAG gTGATGCGCTACATGGCGCTGATGAACGGTCGGCCGGCGCACGAGCTGACTCTGCGGCCGGCGGGTGACGGCGGCGACGGCGGTGGCGGGGCGGGCGTCCTGCAGCTGGCCACGCATCCGCTCCTCCGCTTCAGGACGCTCCTGCTCATGTACATCTG GTTGGTGTGCAGTCTGGTGTACTACGGCCTGACGCTGGGCGCCGGTGACATGTCAGGAAATCGTTACCTGAACGTGGCCATGTATGGCCTGATCGAGCTGCCCGCCTACCCGCTCTGCGTCTACTTTATGAACCGACCATG GGCCGGCCGGAGGAGGAGCTTGTCggctttcttgtgtttggctGCGTGGGCCTGCCTCTGCGCCGTCCTCATCCCAGAACACACAG agACGCGGCTGGGTGTGACGACGTTGGCGCTGTTGGGAAAGCTGACGGTGAGCGCGGCGTTCAACATCGTCTACGTGTACACGTCGGAGCTGTACCCCACCGTGCTTAG GAACGCCGGCCTGGGAGTTTGCGCCATGTCCTGCAGAGTTGGAGGAATTCTCGCTCCTTTTGTTCCTTCTATG CGGGCGTTGGCGGCGGCCGTGCCGTTCAGCGTCTTCTGTTTGAGCGGCCTCTCCGCCGGCGCTTTGGTGCTCCTGCTGCCCGAGACCCTCAACGCGCCGCCGGCACACACGCTGGAGCAACTCCTTCCCGGACGCAGCCGAGTTCTGGAGAACAAG CCTCTCCTCTATGAAGATGACAAGTGA
- the slc22a15 gene encoding solute carrier family 22 member 15 isoform X2 → MACQSMLVVLVGAAPVFHMETHDGQSSLIFFGDVDSIVTEWLLVKQQAYKVSLAGSLFFLGLLLGSFVFGPLSDTVGRRPVYLAALFLEVLLGYVTAASPSYETFAASRLLVGLMNGAIGLVCFILTQEYVGKSYWAMTGTLTSMTFAVGIALFAALGFVIRPWRTLAAAANTWGVLCFLLSVTLPESPRWLYCRRRTRQAQEVMRYMALMNGRPAHELTLRPAGDGGDGGGGAGVLQLATHPLLRFRTLLLMYIWLVCSLVYYGLTLGAGDMSGNRYLNVAMYGLIELPAYPLCVYFMNRPWAGRRRSLSAFLCLAAWACLCAVLIPEHTETRLGVTTLALLGKLTVSAAFNIVYVYTSELYPTVLRNAGLGVCAMSCRVGGILAPFVPSMRALAAAVPFSVFCLSGLSAGALVLLLPETLNAPPAHTLEQLLPGRSRVLENKPLLYEDDK, encoded by the exons ATGGCGTGTCAGTCCATGTTGGTGGTTTTGGTGGGAGCGGCTCCAGTGTTCCACATGGAGACGCACGACGGCCAGTCGTCGCTTATCTTTTTCGGGGACGTGGACTCCATCGTGACGGAG TGGCTCCTGGTCAAGCAGCAGGCCTACAAGGTCAGCTTAGCCGGATCGCTTTTCTTCCTCGGCCTCCTGCTGGGGAGCTTCGTCTTCGGGCCGCTCTCCGACACCGTTGGCAGGAGACCCGTTTACCTGGCGG CTCTGTTCCTGGAGGTGCTCCTGGGTTACGTGACAGCGGCGTCTCCGAGCTATGAGACGTTTGCCGCGTCGCGGCTGCTGGTGGGCCTGATGAACGGCGCCATCGGCCTGGTCTGCTTCATCCTCACGCAGGAGTACGTGGGCAAGTCTTACTGGGCCATGACGG GGACGTTGACCAGCATGACCTTCGCAGTGGGCATCGCCCTCTTTGCAGCTTTGGGTTTCGTCATCCGGCCGTGGAGGACCCTGGCAGCGGCGGCCAACACTTGGGGGGTCCTCTGCTTCCTGCTGTCCGT CACGCTTCCCGAGTCTCCTCGCTGGCTCTACTGCCGCCGTCGCACCCGCCAGGCGCAGGAG gTGATGCGCTACATGGCGCTGATGAACGGTCGGCCGGCGCACGAGCTGACTCTGCGGCCGGCGGGTGACGGCGGCGACGGCGGTGGCGGGGCGGGCGTCCTGCAGCTGGCCACGCATCCGCTCCTCCGCTTCAGGACGCTCCTGCTCATGTACATCTG GTTGGTGTGCAGTCTGGTGTACTACGGCCTGACGCTGGGCGCCGGTGACATGTCAGGAAATCGTTACCTGAACGTGGCCATGTATGGCCTGATCGAGCTGCCCGCCTACCCGCTCTGCGTCTACTTTATGAACCGACCATG GGCCGGCCGGAGGAGGAGCTTGTCggctttcttgtgtttggctGCGTGGGCCTGCCTCTGCGCCGTCCTCATCCCAGAACACACAG agACGCGGCTGGGTGTGACGACGTTGGCGCTGTTGGGAAAGCTGACGGTGAGCGCGGCGTTCAACATCGTCTACGTGTACACGTCGGAGCTGTACCCCACCGTGCTTAG GAACGCCGGCCTGGGAGTTTGCGCCATGTCCTGCAGAGTTGGAGGAATTCTCGCTCCTTTTGTTCCTTCTATG CGGGCGTTGGCGGCGGCCGTGCCGTTCAGCGTCTTCTGTTTGAGCGGCCTCTCCGCCGGCGCTTTGGTGCTCCTGCTGCCCGAGACCCTCAACGCGCCGCCGGCACACACGCTGGAGCAACTCCTTCCCGGACGCAGCCGAGTTCTGGAGAACAAG CCTCTCCTCTATGAAGATGACAAGTGA